A DNA window from Bacilli bacterium PM5-9 contains the following coding sequences:
- a CDS encoding IS30 family transposase (product_source=COG2826; cath_funfam=1.10.10.60; cog=COG2826; pfam=PF13936; smart=SM00530; superfamily=46689) → MNYKQLDEKKKVQIDILLELGHSMREVGRMLNISHSTISRYKNNVYTKRKIDIKTKYKFFLEYLYKHYDSKCRSIEVGLSTL, encoded by the coding sequence ATGAATTATAAACAATTAGATGAAAAAAAGAAAGTACAAATTGATATTCTATTAGAATTAGGACACTCTATGCGAGAAGTTGGAAGAATGTTAAACATTTCTCATTCAACAATATCCAGGTATAAAAATAATGTCTATACAAAAAGAAAAATTGATATAAAAACAAAATATAAGTTTTTTCTAGAATATCTCTATAAACATTATGATAGTAAATGTAGGTCAATAGAAGTTGGACTGTCAACACTTTAA